Within the Rhizobium grahamii genome, the region TTCAAGCGGCACCGTGGTCGCGAAGGACACGAGAACCTTGACAAGTCTCGCCAGCGGCACGCCTGTCGCGACTGCCCGACGCAGCAGCGTCTTCATGTGCTCCGGCGAATAATAGAGCGACCAGGCTTCCTGGTAGATGCTCTCCCATTCCTGCTTGCTCATCTTCGGATGGTCGGTGCAGACATGCTCGACATCGTAGATGTTGAGATCGGGATCCATCGCCACGCCCTTGCGGAACAGCGTCTGGTGATCCTCCGAGCCCGGGAGAGGGGTGAGAACGAAGAACTCGATCACGTCGAGCGGCAATTCGTGCTGGATGATCGCGATATCGCGGCGGATGGATTCCGGCGTATCTGCCGGGAAGCCGAGGATGTAGCCGGCGAGTGTCATGATGCCCTGTGCCTTCCAGGCGAGCAGCATCTTGCGGTATTCGGTGATCTTGTTCTGGTTCTTCTTCGCCGCGGTCAGATTGTCGGGGTTGACGTTCTCGAGCCCGATGAACACGCGGGTAACGCCGGCGCGCTTCGATTTCTCGATGAAGTTGGGGATCTTGTGGCACAGCGTATCGACCTGGATCATCAGTCCGAGCGGAATGCCATCTCTTTCACGCAACTCGATCAGCCGATCGAAGATCGCCTCCCAATCCTTGTTGCGGGCGAAGTTGTCGTCGGTTATGAAGAACTTGTGGATGCCCTGTGCCCAGTTCATCCGCACCAGCTTCTCGACATCGTCTGCCGTGCGGAAGCGCGACTTGCGGCCCTGCACGTTGATGATGGTGCAGAAGGAACACTGGTAGGGACAGCCACGACCGGCGTCGAAGCTGGTGCTGAGGCCCAGCGTCTGCGCGACGTTGGCTTTCGGCAGGAACGGAACTGCCGCACCCTCGATGCTCGGCAGGTCGTTCATGAAATTGTAGAGCGGCGCCAGCATTCCGGATGCCGCGTCCTGCAGCACCTTGTCCAGCCGCCCCTCGACTTCCCCGCGAACATCGAGATTCCCATCTCGCGGCATGCGTCGAGCCCGACGGCATGGCCATCGAGCATCGAAAGACAGCCGGACACGTGAAAGCCGCCCATCGCAACGGGAATGCCAGCGTCGCGAAACGGCTTGGCGATATCGAGCGCGCGCGGGTACTGGTTTGACTGCACGCCAACCAGCGCAACCATACCGAAATTGTCGTTGGTCTTCAGTTGCCGCAGCAGCGCAGCAGTGTTCACCCGCGTATTGGTCTCGTCGATGACGGTGATGTCGATGCTGACATCCGGCCCGAGGACCTTTCGCTCCGAGCAATCGGCGGCAATGCCATAGAGCGCTGCGAGCGAATTGGAGGGGATCATCGCCCGCCACCAGCGGATGACATATCCATCGTCGTCGTAATGAGACGGTTTGATGAGGATGAGTTGAAACTTACGTTCGGCAGTTTCTGGCTGATTCCGCACGGCTACTCGCTTGTAAGAGTGAACCCCCGAAGCCGAACGCTAGCAGATGTTCGGGAGAAGACAAGCGGTGTCTTGTGGTTGCCGTGGTCGTTGCCGTTTATGCAAGTAATGCGCGAGATCGGCCGCCAATCCGGCACGGCCGATCTCATGCAGAGCCGATGAGCTCAGAGTTCCGACTTGATGTCGCCCATGCGGTTCCAGGCGTCGAGACCGGCGATCTTGTAGGCTTCCGCGAGAGTCGGATAGTTGAACGTATTCTCGACGAAATACTCGACCGTGCCCTTGAGGTTGAGCACAGCCTGGCCGATATGCACCAGCTCGGTGGCGCCTTCGCCGACGATGTGCACGCCGAGTAGCCGGCGCGTCTTCAGCGAGAAGATCAGCTTCAGAAGCCCGGTATCGAGGCCCATGATGTGCCCGCGAGAGGTTTCGCGGAAACGGGCAATTCCGCATTCGTAGGGAATGCCGCGCTCCTTCATCTCCTCTTCGGTCAAGCCGCAGGTGGAGATTTCCGGCACTGCATAGATACCGTACGGGAAGTATTTCGGCGGTTCTTTCGCGACCGCGCCGATAGCGACGCGTGCGGCGATGCGGCCCTGTTCCATTGACGTCGAGGCAAGGCTCGGAAAGCCGACGACGTCGCCGGCCGCGTAGATGTTGGGAACGGAGGTCTGGAATGTCTCGGGGTTCACCTTCAGGCGTCCGCGGCTGTCGGCCTCGAGCCCGGCGGCGGGAAGATTGAGCGTGTCGGTCGCGCCCATGCGACCGGCTGCGAACAGAACCATGTCCGTCACCAGTCGGCGACCATTGTCGAGAAGCAGCTCCACCTTGCCGTTATCCAGGCGTTCGACCTTATCCGCCTTGGTGCCGAGCAGGATCTTCATGTTGCGGTCGCGTAGCTGGTAGGTGAAGTCCTCGACGATTTCCTTATCGATGAAGTCGAGCATCGTCGGCTTCGGATCGATCACGGTCACGGCGGTGTCGAGCGCGCTGAAGATCGTTGCGTACTCGATGCCGATGACGCCGGCTCCGATGACGACCATGGAGCGCGGAAGCTCCTCGAGTTCCAGAAGCTCGTCGCTATCGAGGACCGTCTTGCCGTCGAACGGCATGTAATCGGGCCGGAACGGCTTCGTGCCGACGGCGAGCAGAATGCTTGCCGCGGTGACCTTGATGACCTCGCCATCTTCCTTGACGACCTCCAGCGTCGAAGGATCGACGAAGCTTGCCTTGCCGCGGATGTGCTGAACGCGGTTACGAGCGAACTGGTGTTCCAGGACTTCGACTTCGTGGTCGAGGGTAATCAGCAGGCGGCGGCGCAGGTCGTCGGCGCTGATCTCGTCCTTGACGCGGTATGCCCGGCCGTAGAAGCCGCGCTCGCGCCAGCCGGAAAGATTGAGCGCCGTTTCGCGCAACGTCTTTGAAGGGATCGTGCCGGTATGAACAGATACGCCGCCGACGCGTTTACCTTGTTCGACGACCAGCACTTTCTTACCGAGCTTGGCGGCTTGAATTGCGCCGCGACGGCCCGCCGGGCCGCTGCCGACAACGACAAGATCATACTGGAACATGGACTGGCCCCGATTGGAAAGCTGGAATCATTTTGCGACGCAAAATGTCGCGCGATCACCGGTAGCTGGTCAACGTTGCAGATTGATTTACACGCCGATATCAGGATTCAGCGAAGCCAAATAGGGGCTCCATCTTCTCGAAGGTGCGATCCATGGCAAAGGCGCGAGAAATCGGCAGGCTGATATGCCCGTAGAAGATCGACATCTGTCCCTCTGCCGTCTGCTCGTTGGTCTTTGCGATTGCCGCCAGATAAAGCGCTGCGGCAAGCCCGGTGCGATCCGCGCCTGACCGGCAGTGGATGAGGATCGGCTTCGGCGCGTTGCGCATGATCTCGATGAGAGCCTGAGCCTTCTCCGGCGTGAGTTCCTTCGCAGCCGATATTCCAAAGTCGATGTGGGTTATGTTCAACGCCTTTGCCTGTGCGACTTCGGCCGCGTACCATGCCTTGTCGTCGGAAACGCCGCGCAAGTTCAGGATGGTCTTGATGCCGTACTCCTGTTCGAAGTTCGCAATGGATTTCGCCGACGGCTGCGATGACCGATAGACCTCGCCAGGAATAACGGCGTGGAAATTGTCGGTTGCGGCCAGATAGGAATAGTAGCTTCCTGCTGCGAGCACGAAGGCCGTCACGGGCAGAAGTAGAATCTTGCGATAAGAACGGAGTTTCGGAAACGTGAACTTCGCCATTTGTGACCCGAACAGGTTGGTTGCAATGCATTTGCTTTGCCACCGCAACCTGACGGGCACCTGAAAGGCTGGCGAGCCTAGATCAAGCGTAGTCCCTTGAGGCTCGCATGTCCGTCCTTGCCGATGATGATGTGGTCGTGAACGGTGATGCCGAGAGGTTTCGCCGTATCGATGATCATCTTCGTCATGTCGATATCCGCCCGAGAGGGCGTGGGGTCGCCGGAGGGATGATTGTGGACGAGGATGAGGGCTGTCGCTGACAGCTCCAGAGCCCGCTTGACAACCTCGCGGGGATAGACAGGCGTGTGGTCGATCGTACCCAAGCCCTGGACCTCGTCGGCAATCAGCGCATTTCGCTTGTCCAGGAAAAGAATACGGAATTGCTCGCGCGTTTCGTGCGCCATTGCCGCGTGGCAATACTGGATCACCGAGGACCAGGACGAGAGAACCTGCTTGCCGCGAAGCTCGCTCTTCAATGTCCGGTGGGCGACGGTCGAAATCAGCTTGATGTCGAGGGCAACGGCCTCGCCGATGCCCTTGACCTCCTGGAGCAGGGCGGTCGGTGCGCCGAAGACGGCGGCAAGCGAGCCGAAGCGGTCAAGCAGAGCCTTGGCGATCGGTTTCGTATCCCTGCGCGGGATCAGCCGGAATAGCAGCAGTTCGAGCAGTTCGTAGTCCGCAAGCGCCGCATCGCCGTGATCGCGGAACCGATTGCGCAGGCGCTCGCGGTGACCATGATAGTGCTCATCGCTGGGCTGCCGCATCTGAAGCGCGGCAGGCTTGGTGGGCTGCTCGGCGAAGAAGGCTCTCTCGTCAATGTCTTCTGCGGTCCCGAAGGACAGCTGGTCATTGTCGGAGCGCGGTTCTTTCGCCATCAATGCTCACCGAACGAGGGGAGGCAGGCCCGGCCGGTCGAGGCCGGCAGGCGACAGCGTGAATATCTCGCAGCCCTGGCTCGTCACGCCGACGGTATGCTCATACTGCGCCGACAGGGAGCGATCCCTGGTTACGGCCGTCCAGCCGTCGGCGAGCACCTTGACATGCGGGCGGCCGAGATTGATCATCGGCTCGATGGTGAAGATCATGCCTTCCCGAAGTTCCGGTCCTTCGCTGGCGCGGCCGTAGTGAAGAATGTTCGGAGAATCGTGAAACAACGATCCGACGCCGTGGCCGCAGAAATCGCGAACGACCGAACAGCGCTCGCCTTCCGCATAAGTCTGGATGGCCTCGCCGATCGCGCCCGTGCGGGCGCCGGGACGGACTGCCGCAATACCGCGAAGCAGCGACTCGTAGGTCACTTCGAGTAGACGCTCGGCCGCACGCTTGATCGTGCCAACGGGGTACATGCGGCTGGAATCTCCGTGCCAACCGTCGACGACGTAGGTCACGTCGATGTTAACGATATCGCCCTCACGCAGCGGCTTGGCGTCGGGGATGCCGTGGCAAACAACGTGGTTGATCGAGGTGCAGGTGGACTTTGTATAGCCGCGATAATTGAGCGTTGCCGGAATGGCGCCGTTGTCCATGCCGAATTCAAACACGAAACGGTCGATGGCATCGGTCGGAAGGCCGGGCGTTACGATCGAAGCCAACTCGTCGAGGCATCGTGCTGTGAGCTGGCATGCCTTGCGCATGCCCTCGAATGCTTCGGAGTCGTACAGCCGGATCGCACCCGTATTCTTGGACGGTGCGGTTGCTGCTTCGATGTAATTTACCATTGCAAGGCCTTAGTGGAGATTGTCCGTTCGTACATAGAGCAGCTATGCCGGGTTCGTCCATCGCGATCAATGGGGAAGTCGCGATTTGCCGTCCAATCCGCTCTGTCGATCGCCTTAGAAAGCGGGTCGGCGCGGGTCATCCCAGCGCCGAAGGATCTCAGGATCGGGAAGAGAAGAGCGACGCCAGCGTCGAAGACGGCTTGCTCGGCATGCTCGTCACGACAACCAGCTGGCGAATGTCGCCGCGCTTGAAGGCCGCCAGGAAGCGCCTGTAGTCCTTGAAGGAAACGCAGCCGTTGGAGTCGCCGCGTGCGCCGAGCATATAGGTATGTGCGAGAAGGCCGACGCGGTTGAAGATGTTGCCTGCGCCGCCGACAGGGGTGAGGCGGATCGCCTCTACGCCGTGGAACAGGCTTTCGCGCATCGTCAGCGTGTAGGTGTGTGGCGGGGTAGGCCCGCGCATCTTCTCGTGCACGTAACGCGGATTGTCACGCATCTTGCCGAGGCCGGAATGGGCTTCGAGACGTTCGCCATTCGGCAGGTAGACCATGCTGGCCGAGATGTCGTAGACCGCAACGCCGGTGCGCGCGATCGGGGTGGTCTGCCGCTTCGGAACCGTCGGAATCTCGCCTTCGTCGTCGCCGACATCGGGACGTGCATAGGCAAGCACCGGCTCAGCTGGCTTTTGCGCCCGGTCATTGGCCTGTGGACGCTTGGCGAGTGCGTCAGGACGAGCCATCGGCAGGGGCACCGAACTCTCGCGGTCGGTCAGCACGAGGTCGAAGGATTGAGCGGGATCCGCATCCTTCGTATCGGTGTCGGTAGCAGCGCTGGCGACCTCGACGGCCTGCTCGTTGCCCTTGCGGTCATCGGCCGGCTGCGCAGCCACCTTTTTCTCGTTGGCGGCAGCGGCGAGCGCAAGCAGGTTGGTGCCGGTGATCGCCGCGACTTCTTCCTTTGACGGGATGACGATGCGATCCGGCGAATTCTTGTCGGCAGCCACGGGCGCCGGCTGCAGGGCGAGCACGTCATCCTTGGCCTTGTCGGCAGGGACGGCGGCGGCAACAACGGTTGCCGTCTTGTCGGGGGCCGCTTCGGCGATCGTTATCGGCGCCGACCTGCCGACGAGGGCGCTGGCAAGCCGTGCATGAGCGGCGGCCCTGCCGTCCGTGGTGATCTGCGCCAGCTTGTCGGCATCCGATGCCGCAAGGCGCGAAAACTTCGTGACGTGGATGAGGCGCTGGTGTGCCCGCTCGGGCGCTGCGGTCTTCGCCGTGAGCGCGATCCGCATGGCTGGTTTGGCTTCCGGGGCGATAGCATGCATCGTCGCGATCGTCGTGACGACCCACGCCGAGGCGGCAAACCCTGCACCAATGAGACTTGCACCGGAAATGAAACGGAATGAGCGACTAAAACGAGAAATGGTCGTACCTACAGGCCTGGTATTGGCAAACACATCGACCGCAAACGCCATGAGACTCGTCTTTCACAACTCGTTACTAGGCCGGCGGTACTGACAGATGGATACTTCTTCGCCGGGGCCGGTATAGAAGCTTCGAGGCCAAATTACGGCTCGCTAATATATTCGGCTGTCTCAAAGGATGACGAATTATGGTAACCAAACTCTTTACGTGATCGCGTCGCCTGCCGAAATTTCTCCGCTTGCTGCCGATCGATTGGCTGCCTCGGAGACTGTGTTTTCGCGGTAACTCCGCCTTTGTCCTAGCGTGCCGCGTTGCCTCGATTCTGCTATGAAGGAGGTCGTCGGGCAGCTCTGTTATGGGAGGAAAAACCGATGTCTTCGACACATGCGGAAGTTTCGCCTACCTTGCTTGTTGATGCGATGTTTGCATTCCGAAAGACCGCCGCGATCAAGGCGGCAATCGAGTTCGATCTTTTTACGAAGTTGGGCGCAGAGGGGCGAACGGCGCGTTCTCTGGCTCCGGAACTGGGGTGCGCCGAGCGTGGCACCCGGATACTCTGCGACTTTCTCGTCGTGTCCGGGTTCCTGACGAAAAGTGGCGAGAACTACATACCGACGCCGTCAAGCCAGGCATTTCTCGACCGGCGTTCACCCGCCTACATGGGCGCCGCGATCGACTTTCTGGCCGCGCCGCAGATGTTGTCGCTGTTTCTCGACGACCCCGCGTCCTATGTCCGCAACGGCGGCTCCGTCGGTCTTGCCAATGTCGCGCCTGATAATCCGGTGTGGGTGAAGTTTGCCCGCGCGATGGGCTCGTTCACCGGTGCCAGCGCCAAAGCCTTGGCTGGCGAGGTCGAGACGTGGTCAAGGAAACCGGGAAAGGTGCTTGATATTGCCGCCGGGCCGGGGGCTTTCGGCATCGAGATCGCCAAGGTGGCGCCATCGGCCAGCGTGGTAGCGATCGACTGGAAGCCTGTCCTTGCCGTGACAGAGGAGAACGCGAAGAAGGCAGGCGTGGCGGAGCGCTTCACATTCAAGCCCGGCAGTGCCTTCGAAGTCGACTGGGGTTCTGGCTATGACCTGATCCTGCTACCGAACTTTCTGCATCATTTCGATACGGAAGGCTGCATCGCACTTCTGAAGAAGGCGCGAGCGAGCCTTGGATCGGGTGGCCGCGTGGCGATCGTCGAGTTCGTTCCGAATGATGATCGCGTGTCGCCTGAGTTCCCGGCAGCCTTTGCCATGGTCATGCTGGCAACGACGCCGAAGGGCGATGCCTATACCGAACGGGAGCTAGCCGGCATGGCAAAAACCGCCGGATTCGGTAACGTCGCCATGAAGCCGCTGCCGCCATCACCGGCGAGCCTTTTGTTCCTGGAGTGACCGCTGAGAGCCGTTTCGGCTCTCAGGCTCGCTCCAGCACATAACTTCCCGGCGCTTCTTCGAGGGCGTTGAGCGCTGCACCGCCCGGTTTCCGGGCGGGCACGCGCGCATCGTTGTTCGCCTCGATCCAGGCCTGCCAGTGCGGCCACCATGAGCCGGCGTTTTCCGTGGCCTCGGTCAGCCATGTGTCGTAATCGCCCTTGGCTGCACCGCCGACCCAATACTGGTACTTCTTCTTGTCGGGCGGATTGACCACGCCTGCGATGTGACCGGAGCCGGCAAGCACGAAATCGACCTTGCCGCCAAAGAACTGGCTACCAAGGAATACCGACTTTGCGGGCGCGATGTGGTCTTCGCGCGTCGCGAGGTTGTAGATCGGGATTTTGACGTCCTTCAGCGATAGCTTCTGTCCGTCCAAAACCATCTCGTTCGTTGTGAGCGCGTTCCGCAGATAGCAATTGCGTAGATAGAAGGCATGGTTCGCCGCCGCCATCCGCGTGGAATCCGCGTTCCAGAACAGCAGGTCGAAGGGCATCGGTTCCTGGCCCTTCAGATAGTTGTTGACGAAATAGGGCCAGATCAGCTCCGAGGCGCGCAGCATGTTGAAGGCGGTCGCCATCTTCGAGCCGTCGAGATAGCCGACCTCGTCCATATGCGCCTCGAGGCGGCCAAGCTGCTCTTCGTCCACGAAGACCTTGAGATCGCCGGCGTGGGTGAAGTCGACCTGCGTGGTGAAGAGCGTCGCCGTCTTGATCCGCTTGTTCTTCTCCTTCGCATGCAGTGCCAGCGTCGCTGAAAGCAGCGTGCCGCCGACGCAGTAGCCGATTGCGTTCGCTTCCTTCTCTCCCGTCGCCTTCTCGATCGTGTCGAGCGCGAAGTCGATACCCTCACGCGCGTAGGAGGCCCAATCCTTCCCGGCATGGCGCGCATCCGGATTGACCCAGGAGATGACGAACACGGTTTGCCCTTGGTCGACGCACCATTTGATGAACGATTTTTGCGGGTTGAGGTCGAGGATGTAGAACTTGTTGATCCACGGCGGGCAGATGAGGAGAGGGCGTTTCAAGACCGTTTCCGTCGTCGGCTCGTACTGGATGATCTGGCAGATCTCGTTCTGCGCGATCACCTTGCCCGATGTCAGCGCCATGTCGCGGCCGACGGCGAATTTGCTCATGTCGGTCTGACGAAGCTTCAGGTCGCCATGACCCGCGGCAATATCCTCGGCCAGCATCTTCATGCCGCGTACCAGGTTCTCGCCGCTGGTCGCGATCGTCTCCCGGTAGAGCTGAGGATTGGTTGCGACGAAATTGGTTGGCGAGAGGGCGGCCGTTATCTGCTTCACATAGAAGCCGGCCTTGTGCTTCGTGTGATCATCGAGACCATCGGTCTCGGCAACGATCTTTTCGGCCCAATCGGCAGTGATCAGGTACACCTGCTTCAGAAATTCGAAGAAGGGGTTCTTCTGCCAGTCCTCGTCCGCAAAGCGCTTGTCCTTGCGGTCCGGCTCGTCCGCCGGCGTCTCACCCTGCATGCGCTGCATCGAACGCATCCAGATCCCGAAATAGCTGCTCATCAGCTGCGTCTGCGCCTCGAAGGTGCGGCGAGGGTCCGACATCCAGTATTCGGTGACCTTTGAAAGCGTCTTGACCATATCGGTCATCGGTTCGGCCGCGTTCTCTGCGATCGCGCCGCGTTCGCGTGGGGCAAGCCAGGCTGTCGCGGCCTTGCCGAGGTTCTCGATCGCGCGGGCGAAGTTGACCGCCATCGCCTCGGGATCTTTCATCAGGTACGGATCCAGGTCTTTCGCATCAAAGCCCGGGCTTTTCGTCTTGTCGCCGTTTTCCTGCTTGCTGTCGGTCACTCGTTTCCTCCGGCGGCAGCATGTTCCTGCAAATCGAGTTGTACATCTGGAAAGATCGATAAAACAAGTTCCGCTGACGCGCGCTCGTGCTATTGCTTTGTCGCTGCGACGAATCTAACAGTCGAGACAGCTCAGGATCTGGAACATCTGGCATGACGAACAAAGGCATTCGCATTTTCGCAAACGTTATCCGCACCGCGCTTATCGGCGCCACTGCGGCCGTGACGCTTGCGGCCTGCATGCGAACGCCCGAGGAAAAGGCCGAGATCGCCGCGAGACGAGCGGCGCCGACCGCCGTTGTCATGGGGCCCACCAAGGGTGGCGTGCCGGCAGAAGGCGGTCTTGCGCATTATCCGGATGGATATCCGTCTTTTGGTGCGCCGCTGACGGCCGCCAACGTCCAGATGAACGATGAGCAGGCCGCCGACCTTCAGCGCAAGCTCTCGGCGCTTGGCGCACAGCGCAAGGCCGGGACAATTTCCGAGGCGGAGTATCAGCGCCGCGTGGAAGAATATCGCAAGCTCGCGGCTGAGCACGGCCCGGAAACGCTCTCCGAAATCACGAAATAGGCCTTGCCTTCGCAGCGTTTTGGAAGCAAAGCCTTCCATCGGTAGCGAAAAATGAATTTTTCCTGATAATGCGCGGTCTGCGCGGTTTTCTGTCAAAGAAATGCCGCGCAACGCAAGTCTGATGAATACGGCGCTGGCGATTCTGAAGTTCGTATCGCGAGCAGCCGGTAATTAGGACGAACTTCGAGCGCGGCCGTGGTGGCCGTATTTCCGTGGGGAAAGAAATGGAAGAGTTTCACAAAGTCCGGCGTTTGCCGCCTTACGTTTTCGAACAGGTCAACCGTTTGAAAGCAAGCGCGCGAGCGGGCGGGGCCGATATCATCGATCTCGGCATGGGAAACCCTGACCTTCCTACCCCCAAGGCGATCGTCGACAAGCTCTGCGAAGTCGTTCAGGACCCACGCACGCACCGTTATTCGTCCTCCAAGGGCATTCCCGGCCTGCGCCGTGCCCAGGCTGCCTACTATGCCCGCCGCTTCGGCGTGAAGCTGAACCCGGACACCCAGGTCGTTGCAACCCTCGGTTCGAAGGAAGGCTTCGCCAACATGGCGCAGGCGATTACCGCGCCTGGCGACGTCATTCTCTGCCCGAATCCGACCTATCCGATCCATGCCTTTGGCTTCCTGATGGCAGGCGGCGTCATCCGTTCGATCCCGGTCGAGCCGGATGAAAACTTCTTCGCCCCGCTGGAGCGCGCTGTGCGCCACTCCATCCCGAAGCCGCTGGCGCTGATCCTGAACTATCCGTCGAACCCCACGGCTTTTGTGGCGACGCTTGACTTCTATAAGGACGTCATCGCCTTCGCGAAGAAGCACGACATCATCGTGCTGTCCGACCTTGCCTATTCCGAAATCTACTTCGACGGCGAGCCGCCGCCCTCCGTTCTGCAGGTTCCGGGCGCTATCGACGTGACGGTCGAATTCACGTCGATGTCGAAGACCTTCTCGATGCCCGGCTGGCGCATGGGCTTTGCGGTTGGCAATGAACGCCTGATCGCAGCGTTGACGCGCGTGAAGTCGTACCTCGACTACGGCGCCTTCACGCCGATCCAGGTGGCGGCCACCCATGCGCTGAACGGCGACGGCTCCGACATTGCGGAAGTCCGCAACGTCTACAAGCGCCGCCGCGACGTCATGGTCGAGAGCTTCGGCAAGGCCGGCTTCGAAGTGCCACCGCCTGCGGCGACGATGTTTGCTTGGGCCAAGATCCCCGAGAAGTTCCGCCATCTCGGCTCTCTGGAATTCTCCAAGCTGCTCGTCGAAAAGGCCGATGTGGCCGTGGCGCCTGGCGTCGGCTTCGGCGAAATGGGCGATGACTACGTCCGTCTGGCTCTCGTTGAGAACGAGCACCGCATCCGCCAGGCCGCGCGCAGCATCAAGAAATTCCTGTCGACGGCCGACGAGACGATGCACAACGTCATCTCGTTGAACGCTCACCGTTGATTTAATCTTCCACGGCGGTCGTGTTGAGCGACCGCCATTCATGACACATTTCAGGATCGATCCATGGCAGATGCCCTCAAAATCGGCATTGCGGGCTTGGGTACCGTTGGTGCTTCGCTCGTCCGTATCATTCAGCAGCGCAGCAACGAGCTTGCCGCTACGTGCGGCCGTCCGATCGTCATTACGGGCGTTTCGGCCCGCGACAAGACGAAGGATCGCGGCATCGAAGTCGGCGGCATCGAGTGGTTCGATCGG harbors:
- the sthA gene encoding Si-specific NAD(P)(+) transhydrogenase; this encodes MFQYDLVVVGSGPAGRRGAIQAAKLGKKVLVVEQGKRVGGVSVHTGTIPSKTLRETALNLSGWRERGFYGRAYRVKDEISADDLRRRLLITLDHEVEVLEHQFARNRVQHIRGKASFVDPSTLEVVKEDGEVIKVTAASILLAVGTKPFRPDYMPFDGKTVLDSDELLELEELPRSMVVIGAGVIGIEYATIFSALDTAVTVIDPKPTMLDFIDKEIVEDFTYQLRDRNMKILLGTKADKVERLDNGKVELLLDNGRRLVTDMVLFAAGRMGATDTLNLPAAGLEADSRGRLKVNPETFQTSVPNIYAAGDVVGFPSLASTSMEQGRIAARVAIGAVAKEPPKYFPYGIYAVPEISTCGLTEEEMKERGIPYECGIARFRETSRGHIMGLDTGLLKLIFSLKTRRLLGVHIVGEGATELVHIGQAVLNLKGTVEYFVENTFNYPTLAEAYKIAGLDAWNRMGDIKSEL
- a CDS encoding tyrosine-protein phosphatase encodes the protein MAKFTFPKLRSYRKILLLPVTAFVLAAGSYYSYLAATDNFHAVIPGEVYRSSQPSAKSIANFEQEYGIKTILNLRGVSDDKAWYAAEVAQAKALNITHIDFGISAAKELTPEKAQALIEIMRNAPKPILIHCRSGADRTGLAAALYLAAIAKTNEQTAEGQMSIFYGHISLPISRAFAMDRTFEKMEPLFGFAES
- the radC gene encoding RadC family protein, encoding MAKEPRSDNDQLSFGTAEDIDERAFFAEQPTKPAALQMRQPSDEHYHGHRERLRNRFRDHGDAALADYELLELLLFRLIPRRDTKPIAKALLDRFGSLAAVFGAPTALLQEVKGIGEAVALDIKLISTVAHRTLKSELRGKQVLSSWSSVIQYCHAAMAHETREQFRILFLDKRNALIADEVQGLGTIDHTPVYPREVVKRALELSATALILVHNHPSGDPTPSRADIDMTKMIIDTAKPLGITVHDHIIIGKDGHASLKGLRLI
- the map gene encoding type I methionyl aminopeptidase, with translation MVNYIEAATAPSKNTGAIRLYDSEAFEGMRKACQLTARCLDELASIVTPGLPTDAIDRFVFEFGMDNGAIPATLNYRGYTKSTCTSINHVVCHGIPDAKPLREGDIVNIDVTYVVDGWHGDSSRMYPVGTIKRAAERLLEVTYESLLRGIAAVRPGARTGAIGEAIQTYAEGERCSVVRDFCGHGVGSLFHDSPNILHYGRASEGPELREGMIFTIEPMINLGRPHVKVLADGWTAVTRDRSLSAQYEHTVGVTSQGCEIFTLSPAGLDRPGLPPLVR
- a CDS encoding DUF2778 domain-containing protein, whose product is MAFAVDVFANTRPVGTTISRFSRSFRFISGASLIGAGFAASAWVVTTIATMHAIAPEAKPAMRIALTAKTAAPERAHQRLIHVTKFSRLAASDADKLAQITTDGRAAAHARLASALVGRSAPITIAEAAPDKTATVVAAAVPADKAKDDVLALQPAPVAADKNSPDRIVIPSKEEVAAITGTNLLALAAAANEKKVAAQPADDRKGNEQAVEVASAATDTDTKDADPAQSFDLVLTDRESSVPLPMARPDALAKRPQANDRAQKPAEPVLAYARPDVGDDEGEIPTVPKRQTTPIARTGVAVYDISASMVYLPNGERLEAHSGLGKMRDNPRYVHEKMRGPTPPHTYTLTMRESLFHGVEAIRLTPVGGAGNIFNRVGLLAHTYMLGARGDSNGCVSFKDYRRFLAAFKRGDIRQLVVVTSMPSKPSSTLASLFSSRS
- a CDS encoding methyltransferase, which encodes MSSTHAEVSPTLLVDAMFAFRKTAAIKAAIEFDLFTKLGAEGRTARSLAPELGCAERGTRILCDFLVVSGFLTKSGENYIPTPSSQAFLDRRSPAYMGAAIDFLAAPQMLSLFLDDPASYVRNGGSVGLANVAPDNPVWVKFARAMGSFTGASAKALAGEVETWSRKPGKVLDIAAGPGAFGIEIAKVAPSASVVAIDWKPVLAVTEENAKKAGVAERFTFKPGSAFEVDWGSGYDLILLPNFLHHFDTEGCIALLKKARASLGSGGRVAIVEFVPNDDRVSPEFPAAFAMVMLATTPKGDAYTERELAGMAKTAGFGNVAMKPLPPSPASLLFLE
- the phaC gene encoding class I poly(R)-hydroxyalkanoic acid synthase, with protein sequence MTDSKQENGDKTKSPGFDAKDLDPYLMKDPEAMAVNFARAIENLGKAATAWLAPRERGAIAENAAEPMTDMVKTLSKVTEYWMSDPRRTFEAQTQLMSSYFGIWMRSMQRMQGETPADEPDRKDKRFADEDWQKNPFFEFLKQVYLITADWAEKIVAETDGLDDHTKHKAGFYVKQITAALSPTNFVATNPQLYRETIATSGENLVRGMKMLAEDIAAGHGDLKLRQTDMSKFAVGRDMALTSGKVIAQNEICQIIQYEPTTETVLKRPLLICPPWINKFYILDLNPQKSFIKWCVDQGQTVFVISWVNPDARHAGKDWASYAREGIDFALDTIEKATGEKEANAIGYCVGGTLLSATLALHAKEKNKRIKTATLFTTQVDFTHAGDLKVFVDEEQLGRLEAHMDEVGYLDGSKMATAFNMLRASELIWPYFVNNYLKGQEPMPFDLLFWNADSTRMAAANHAFYLRNCYLRNALTTNEMVLDGQKLSLKDVKIPIYNLATREDHIAPAKSVFLGSQFFGGKVDFVLAGSGHIAGVVNPPDKKKYQYWVGGAAKGDYDTWLTEATENAGSWWPHWQAWIEANNDARVPARKPGGAALNALEEAPGSYVLERA
- a CDS encoding LL-diaminopimelate aminotransferase, with translation MEEFHKVRRLPPYVFEQVNRLKASARAGGADIIDLGMGNPDLPTPKAIVDKLCEVVQDPRTHRYSSSKGIPGLRRAQAAYYARRFGVKLNPDTQVVATLGSKEGFANMAQAITAPGDVILCPNPTYPIHAFGFLMAGGVIRSIPVEPDENFFAPLERAVRHSIPKPLALILNYPSNPTAFVATLDFYKDVIAFAKKHDIIVLSDLAYSEIYFDGEPPPSVLQVPGAIDVTVEFTSMSKTFSMPGWRMGFAVGNERLIAALTRVKSYLDYGAFTPIQVAATHALNGDGSDIAEVRNVYKRRRDVMVESFGKAGFEVPPPAATMFAWAKIPEKFRHLGSLEFSKLLVEKADVAVAPGVGFGEMGDDYVRLALVENEHRIRQAARSIKKFLSTADETMHNVISLNAHR